In the Campylobacter sputorum subsp. sputorum genome, GAGGCTAGTTTTAAATCTTTGGAACATTTATCAAATTTATCTCAAATACAATTTTTAGATACTAAAAACAAAATTGCACTTGATATGATAACTTTATATTTTAGTGCTAAAAATATAAACTCTCTCATAAGTGCAAAAAATTCTCAGATAAATTATATAAGTGAAAATTTAAAAAGGATTAAAGAATTCTACGCAGCCGGACTTGCCGCAGTTGATGAGTATGAGACACTAAATGCTCTTTATCACGAGCAAATCGCCTCCAAGCTAGAACTCGAGATAAAACTTGAAGAGATAAAAAACGATATTGCTCTTATTTCTAATGAAAATTTAGATGATTTTTCTCAAAATGTTTCTATAAATGAGCCAAATTTTCAAGAAACTAATCAAAATGCTGAAATTTTAAAGATAAATGAGCAAATTTTGGCAAAAAAAGAAGAGATAAATATAGCTAGTTCGGGTTATCTTCCAAAATTTTATTTAAGTGCTATATATGGATATCAAAAATTAAATTTCCCTGTAACAACTATCAAAGATAACGATAATAAGGCCATAATGGCTATGTTTGAATGGGATATTTTTAACTTTGGTAAAACAAAAAAAGAAGTAGAAATAAAAAAATATGAAAGTAAAATTTCTGAATTAAATAAAAATTTTATAGAGCGTTCAAATAAAATATATATCAAAAATTTAGTTTCAAATTTAAATTTAAATAAAGCCAAAATAAAAGCAGATAAAATTAGGCTTGATGCTGCAATTTCAAGTTTTGATGCCACAAATCAAAAATATCAAGCAGGTCTGATGAGTTATAATGATTTTTTATCTTCTCTTTCAAGACTTTATGAGGCTAGAGCTGGGTTAAATGTAGAGCAAAATAGTTATGAGATAAATAAAGCAAAGTATTATTATCTTTTAGGAATGGATGTGTTAGATGAGATTGTTAGATAAAGTTTTTTTGTTAATTTTTACGAGTTTGATTTTACAAGCACAAGATTTTGTATATGCTAGTTTTGATGTAGTTGCCAAAAATAACTCAAAGTTAGCTATGCAAAGTGCAGGTATAGTTGATAAAATTTATGTAGATATCGGAGATATTGTAAAAAAAGGCGATGTTTTGCTAGAGCTAAAAAATGATAGCGAATTAATAATGCTTCAAAAAGCACAAAATGATTTAAAACTAGCAATTGTATCTAAACAACATGCAAAAAGCACTCTTGATAAATTTGATAATGTGCAAAATGTAACTTCAAAACAAGTTTATGAAAATGCTAAATTTGAATTTGATAGCTCAGCAGTAAAAGAAAATAGTGCCAAAATCGCTATAAAAGAAGCAAAAGATAAGCTTGATAAAAAAGTATTAAAAACTCCTTATAATGGTATAATTTCTGCTAAATACATAGAAATAGGAGAGGGTGTTAGTGGCAATGTTCAGCCACTTTTTGCTATGTTTTCTTATCCTGAAGTAAAGTTAATTTTAAGTTTTGATGAAAAATATAAAGACATTGTTAAGGTAGGACAAAAATTTATTTATAATGTTGGTGATAAAAAAGATCAAGTTGGTAAAATAGATATAATCTATCCTAGTATTAATCAAAAAACTAGAAAAATTTACGCAGAAGTTTATACTACAAATTTAACGCCAGGAGCTTTTGGCGAAGGTAAAATAGAGATAGATAAAGTAAATATAAAAGAGAGATAAAAGTGTTTAAATTTGCTTTAAATAGACCAGTTGGAACTCTTATGATATTTTTATCACTAATTATTTTTGGTATTTATAGTCTTAGGGTTATGCCAGTAAATCTTTTCCCAAATATAGAAATTCCTTTAATAAAAATAACATCTTATGCAAACGGCGATATACACTTTATAGAAACTGAAGTTAGTAAAAAGATAGAAGATGCGATATATAGCATAGAAGGTATAGATAGTATAAGATCAATTAGTTATAGTAATGTTAGTGTTGTTATAGTTAAATTTAAACTTTCAAAAGATATTGAAGTAGCTGCAAATGACATAAGAGATAAACTAAGTGATGTAAAAATAGATGGAAAAATGCTCATAGAAAAACTCTCAGGAGATAGCGGACATGTGATGAGTTTGTTTATAAACTCTAAACACAATGATAAAAAAGCTTTGATGGATATTATAAAGGATAAGGTAAAACCATTCCTTGAACACATTGATGGTGTTGGTAAGATAGAAGATGTTGGGTATTTAGAACCGCAAATAAGAGTTTTTTTAGATATTAATAAGCTTGATAAATACTCTCTTAGTGCAGATGATATCTCAAAAATACTAAAAA is a window encoding:
- a CDS encoding TolC family protein, with product MKLWLFFVPALLFSANLSDIIIKAQQNEIATIDYIKSINARNELSKTKSSYMPNISLKGGYIGLDNDTMQILPSESKFVNLNVDFMIYDGGKREASFKSLEHLSNLSQIQFLDTKNKIALDMITLYFSAKNINSLISAKNSQINYISENLKRIKEFYAAGLAAVDEYETLNALYHEQIASKLELEIKLEEIKNDIALISNENLDDFSQNVSINEPNFQETNQNAEILKINEQILAKKEEINIASSGYLPKFYLSAIYGYQKLNFPVTTIKDNDNKAIMAMFEWDIFNFGKTKKEVEIKKYESKISELNKNFIERSNKIYIKNLVSNLNLNKAKIKADKIRLDAAISSFDATNQKYQAGLMSYNDFLSSLSRLYEARAGLNVEQNSYEINKAKYYYLLGMDVLDEIVR
- a CDS encoding efflux RND transporter periplasmic adaptor subunit; the protein is MRLLDKVFLLIFTSLILQAQDFVYASFDVVAKNNSKLAMQSAGIVDKIYVDIGDIVKKGDVLLELKNDSELIMLQKAQNDLKLAIVSKQHAKSTLDKFDNVQNVTSKQVYENAKFEFDSSAVKENSAKIAIKEAKDKLDKKVLKTPYNGIISAKYIEIGEGVSGNVQPLFAMFSYPEVKLILSFDEKYKDIVKVGQKFIYNVGDKKDQVGKIDIIYPSINQKTRKIYAEVYTTNLTPGAFGEGKIEIDKVNIKER